From the genome of Pseudomonas sp. gcc21, one region includes:
- a CDS encoding Zn-ribbon domain-containing OB-fold protein → MTDKPIPVVDADSREYWEAAGRHELRLPHCTRCDSPFFYPRILCPRCHSDAIEWRQMSGRGVIYSYTVSRRPAGPAFKEMAPYIVALVDLEEGPRLLTNILTDDVSAIRIGQAVSVTFEDLEEGIALPLFQPREASTL, encoded by the coding sequence ATGACGGACAAACCCATACCTGTGGTCGATGCCGACAGCCGAGAATACTGGGAGGCAGCGGGCCGCCATGAGCTGCGGCTACCCCACTGCACCCGGTGTGATAGCCCGTTTTTTTATCCCCGCATCCTCTGCCCGCGCTGCCACAGCGATGCAATCGAGTGGCGTCAGATGAGCGGCCGCGGCGTCATTTATAGCTACACCGTTTCGCGGCGGCCAGCCGGCCCTGCATTCAAGGAAATGGCTCCTTATATCGTCGCGCTCGTGGATCTTGAAGAAGGCCCGCGGCTGCTCACGAACATTCTCACCGACGACGTCTCCGCCATCCGGATCGGACAGGCCGTCAGTGTCACCTTTGAAGACCTGGAGGAAGGCATTGCCCTCCCCCTGTTCCAGCCTAGGGAGGCGAGCACGTTATGA
- a CDS encoding acetyl-CoA acetyltransferase, with amino-acid sequence MAREAVIVGVADAPLEKGILRDGGTVLQVQARTAKAALDDAGLDMAEVDGLLTAGIWGVPGPGSLMTITLGEYLGIRPRFVDGTNIGGSAFEAHVAHAALAIESGYCDVALICYGSTQRSERSRTLGGRPPILTMQYETPYGMLMPIGGYALAAMRHMHDYGTTSEQLAEVAVATRQWACLNPAAMMREPITVDDVLASPMISDPLHLLDSCLVTDGGGAIVMTTAERARGLNKPPVYVRGYAESHTHWTISQMPDLTLTTAAETGKRAMEMAGVSHDAIDVVELYDSFTITVLLTLEALGFCGRGESGAFIGGGRTAPGGAFPMNTNGGGLSYAHPGMYGLLLLVEAVRQLRGEGGARQVAGARTALVNGTGGTLSSTATCILSRN; translated from the coding sequence ATGGCTCGAGAGGCAGTGATCGTTGGTGTAGCGGATGCGCCACTTGAAAAAGGCATCCTGCGCGATGGCGGAACCGTTTTGCAGGTTCAGGCCCGAACAGCCAAAGCTGCGCTGGATGATGCCGGCCTGGATATGGCCGAAGTGGATGGGCTGCTGACAGCGGGAATCTGGGGCGTGCCAGGCCCTGGCAGTCTGATGACCATCACGCTGGGTGAATACTTGGGCATCCGCCCACGCTTCGTTGATGGCACAAACATCGGAGGGTCCGCCTTCGAGGCGCACGTTGCCCATGCCGCGCTTGCCATCGAGAGCGGCTACTGCGACGTGGCGCTCATATGCTATGGCAGCACCCAGCGAAGCGAACGTAGCCGCACCCTGGGCGGACGGCCGCCGATTCTGACCATGCAATACGAGACCCCGTACGGCATGCTCATGCCCATCGGTGGCTATGCGCTAGCCGCGATGCGTCATATGCATGACTACGGCACTACCTCCGAGCAACTGGCCGAGGTTGCGGTCGCGACGCGGCAATGGGCCTGCCTCAACCCGGCGGCAATGATGCGCGAGCCCATCACGGTAGATGACGTGCTCGCCAGCCCGATGATTTCGGATCCCTTGCACCTCCTGGATTCCTGTCTGGTAACCGATGGGGGCGGGGCGATTGTCATGACCACGGCTGAGCGCGCTCGTGGTCTGAACAAGCCACCGGTTTACGTGCGTGGATATGCTGAATCCCATACCCATTGGACCATAAGCCAGATGCCCGATCTTACCCTGACCACTGCCGCCGAAACCGGCAAGCGTGCAATGGAAATGGCCGGCGTGAGCCACGACGCGATCGATGTAGTTGAACTCTACGACTCCTTCACCATTACCGTCCTGTTGACCCTCGAAGCGTTGGGATTCTGCGGTCGTGGTGAAAGTGGTGCGTTCATCGGTGGCGGGCGGACCGCGCCAGGGGGAGCGTTTCCGATGAACACCAACGGCGGCGGCCTTTCCTATGCGCACCCCGGGATGTATGGCCTTTTGCTGCTGGTCGAAGCGGTCCGCCAGCTTCGAGGCGAAGGGGGGGCACGTCAGGTGGCAGGTGCGCGTACTGCCTTGGTCAACGGTACTGGTGGCACCCTTTCCAGTACTGCGACCTGCATCCTCAGCCGAAACTAA
- a CDS encoding SDR family oxidoreductase, which translates to MRQPMLAEGTFSGRVAIVTGGGSGIGFSIAHALATLGASVVIAGRRQQILSDAAAQLHKTGAEVLVQVVDVRHPDQVQRMVDEVQHRFGRIDMLVNSAAGNFRVRAEDLSPNGWRAVSDIVLDGTWFCTQAVGRQMIAAGGGAILNIGTVGAFHGGPLAVHSASAKAGVLAMTKTLATEWGRHKIRVNVLTPGATTDTGAVTQLFPTPEDQQRIASSVPLGRLADRTEIANAAAFLLSDYASYITGDNLVMDGGKWLGRGHLGSSFEPRSC; encoded by the coding sequence ATGCGTCAACCCATGCTAGCTGAAGGCACCTTCTCCGGCAGGGTTGCGATTGTGACCGGCGGTGGCTCAGGCATCGGCTTCAGTATCGCTCATGCCTTGGCCACGTTGGGTGCAAGCGTAGTGATTGCCGGGCGGCGCCAGCAGATACTCAGCGACGCCGCGGCGCAATTGCATAAAACCGGAGCCGAGGTGTTGGTCCAGGTAGTAGACGTACGCCATCCAGACCAGGTCCAGCGGATGGTGGATGAGGTGCAGCACCGGTTTGGCCGCATCGATATGCTGGTCAACAGTGCCGCCGGAAACTTTCGTGTCCGAGCCGAGGATTTATCCCCCAACGGTTGGCGCGCAGTGTCCGATATCGTCCTCGACGGCACCTGGTTCTGTACCCAGGCGGTCGGGCGGCAGATGATCGCAGCCGGAGGCGGAGCCATTCTCAATATCGGCACGGTCGGTGCCTTCCATGGCGGCCCACTAGCGGTGCATTCCGCGAGCGCCAAGGCAGGCGTCCTGGCCATGACCAAGACGCTGGCCACTGAATGGGGCCGCCATAAGATACGGGTAAATGTGCTCACACCTGGCGCCACCACAGACACCGGGGCGGTCACCCAGCTATTCCCTACCCCTGAAGACCAGCAGCGGATCGCCTCAAGCGTACCGCTGGGTCGGCTCGCCGACCGGACAGAAATTGCCAATGCGGCGGCCTTCCTGCTCAGCGATTACGCGAGCTACATCACTGGCGACAACCTGGTGATGGACGGAGGGAAATGGCTTGGCCGGGGTCACCTCGGTTCGAGTTTCGAGCCGCGTTCGTGCTGA
- a CDS encoding acetate--CoA ligase family protein, translated as MAVLGASDDTGKIGGRPIRYLKESGFQGRILPINPRRNQVQGLDAYPSIETAPGEIDLAIVALPSHLVIESIQACADRGVRAVILFSAGFAEIGVEGLRAQQQITEISRASGMRILGPNCLGAINLRHGMIGTFTSGMEGGLPAPGRIGFVSQSGALGSHCFAAFRERGLGFSYWVTTGNECDIEFADCLAFLAQDPDTDVIAAYIEGCRDGEKLKQALAIARKHRKPVVVLKVGQSEIGAQAAASHTASLAGSDAVYEAVFQQYGVCRAHSITEFMEMTYACLGRRFPVGKRIGLATVSGGVGVMMADKASELGLDVAPMPASAQARMKERWAPAAVVNPVDTTAQVTSDRELLSDFVELMLDQGNYDAVVIFLAHTGLVKETSDRLRDQLRPLRERYPKRLIMVTTLCRPEVRADYEADGLPVFEDPTMAVQAAGTLMRLGRDFETPLQVSAPDTSRTSQLSLPPQELNEFTAKQYLARAGVPIVEERLAESAEAAVSAADVLGYPVVLKVVSPDILHKTEAGGVMLGLSDSAQVFDGYQKILARVHERVPDARIDGILVSRMVDGGTETLIGVQRDPVFGPVVAFGLGGIFVETLKDVALRAAPFGLTEAHAMIRQIKGYALLTGARDRPPADLDALAQALVVVSELAWHNRDTLEGLDINPFIVMPKGEGTVAVDALIIPRADAAREEHHASTHAS; from the coding sequence GTGGCCGTTCTGGGCGCATCGGACGACACCGGAAAAATTGGTGGACGACCAATTCGTTACCTTAAAGAAAGTGGGTTCCAGGGCCGTATTCTTCCGATCAATCCCCGTCGGAACCAGGTTCAGGGCCTCGACGCGTACCCGTCCATCGAAACGGCTCCGGGCGAGATCGACCTGGCAATCGTTGCGCTTCCTTCACATCTGGTCATAGAAAGCATTCAGGCCTGTGCCGACCGCGGCGTGCGCGCGGTTATTCTTTTTAGTGCCGGGTTCGCGGAAATAGGTGTCGAGGGCCTGCGGGCGCAGCAGCAGATTACCGAGATATCCCGCGCGTCCGGCATGCGCATCCTCGGGCCCAATTGCCTCGGAGCGATTAACCTCCGCCATGGAATGATCGGCACCTTCACTTCCGGGATGGAAGGCGGGTTGCCCGCGCCGGGCCGGATCGGATTCGTGAGTCAGAGTGGCGCCCTGGGCTCCCACTGTTTCGCGGCATTCAGAGAGCGCGGCCTGGGATTCAGTTACTGGGTTACCACGGGCAACGAGTGCGATATCGAGTTTGCCGATTGCCTGGCATTTCTCGCCCAAGACCCGGATACCGATGTTATCGCGGCCTATATCGAAGGTTGCCGCGACGGTGAAAAACTGAAGCAGGCGCTCGCAATCGCCCGTAAGCATCGCAAACCGGTGGTGGTGCTTAAGGTCGGCCAATCCGAGATCGGTGCCCAGGCCGCCGCATCGCACACCGCCTCGCTCGCGGGTTCCGATGCGGTTTATGAGGCCGTATTCCAGCAGTACGGCGTATGTCGGGCGCATTCAATTACCGAGTTCATGGAAATGACTTACGCCTGCCTCGGTCGGCGCTTTCCAGTCGGAAAAAGGATTGGGCTAGCCACGGTATCGGGTGGTGTGGGCGTCATGATGGCAGACAAAGCCTCGGAGCTAGGTCTTGACGTCGCGCCTATGCCCGCCTCGGCCCAGGCTCGAATGAAAGAACGCTGGGCTCCGGCCGCGGTGGTGAACCCGGTCGACACAACCGCCCAGGTGACCAGCGATCGTGAGCTGTTGAGCGACTTCGTCGAGTTGATGCTCGACCAGGGCAATTACGATGCGGTGGTCATATTCCTGGCTCACACCGGCCTCGTCAAAGAAACCTCCGACCGACTACGCGACCAACTGCGGCCGCTGCGCGAGCGCTACCCGAAACGCCTGATCATGGTAACGACACTATGCCGGCCCGAAGTCCGGGCTGACTATGAAGCGGATGGATTGCCGGTATTCGAAGACCCGACCATGGCCGTTCAGGCGGCCGGAACCCTGATGCGGTTGGGACGTGATTTCGAAACTCCGCTTCAGGTGTCTGCGCCTGACACTTCCAGGACTTCTCAGCTCAGCCTTCCGCCGCAGGAACTCAATGAGTTCACGGCGAAGCAGTACCTGGCCCGGGCCGGAGTACCCATCGTCGAGGAGCGCCTCGCAGAATCTGCCGAAGCTGCTGTGTCTGCTGCCGACGTCCTGGGCTATCCGGTTGTGTTAAAAGTTGTCTCACCGGACATTCTGCATAAAACCGAAGCAGGTGGGGTCATGCTCGGCCTGAGCGATTCAGCCCAGGTTTTTGACGGGTACCAAAAGATACTCGCACGCGTGCACGAGCGGGTACCGGATGCTCGTATTGACGGGATACTGGTGTCCCGTATGGTCGATGGTGGCACCGAGACGCTCATTGGCGTCCAACGCGACCCGGTGTTCGGGCCCGTGGTGGCCTTTGGCCTCGGGGGAATCTTTGTCGAGACGTTGAAAGATGTGGCCCTGCGAGCTGCGCCGTTCGGCCTGACAGAAGCCCACGCAATGATTCGGCAGATCAAAGGTTATGCGCTCCTGACCGGGGCGCGTGACCGCCCCCCGGCGGACCTCGACGCGCTCGCCCAAGCCCTTGTCGTCGTTTCCGAGCTGGCCTGGCATAACCGGGACACGCTGGAAGGTCTGGACATTAATCCCTTTATCGTCATGCCCAAAGGCGAGGGCACCGTCGCCGTCGATGCACTGATCATTCCCCGAGCCGATGCAGCACGGGAGGAGCACCATGCGTCAACCCATGCTAGCTGA
- a CDS encoding SDR family NAD(P)-dependent oxidoreductase: MRYQGKTAVVTGAAHGIGQGIAQRLAEEGARVALLDLDLEGAQQAAERINSDAIAIQCDVSNRDQVEQALAQVNDVFGSVDVLVCNAGMTRDNLIHKMTDDDWDLVIDTHLKGSFYCCRAAQKYMVEQRYGKIVLMSSRAALGNRGQTNYAAAKAGLQGMARVLAMELGPFNINVNAISPGHIDTAMTRATAARVGISYEQLQEKTIQANAIKRVGKPADIAAAAAFLAADESSFITGQVLWVAGRPTV, translated from the coding sequence ATGCGTTATCAAGGAAAGACCGCAGTTGTCACCGGCGCGGCCCACGGCATCGGACAAGGCATTGCCCAGCGGCTGGCGGAGGAAGGCGCCCGGGTGGCCCTGCTCGATCTGGATCTCGAAGGTGCCCAGCAAGCGGCCGAGCGTATCAACAGCGACGCCATTGCAATCCAGTGCGACGTTAGCAACCGCGATCAGGTCGAGCAGGCACTCGCTCAGGTCAACGACGTGTTCGGCTCAGTCGATGTTCTGGTCTGTAACGCAGGCATGACCCGGGACAATCTGATTCACAAGATGACCGACGACGACTGGGACCTGGTGATCGATACCCACCTGAAAGGCAGCTTCTATTGCTGCCGCGCCGCGCAAAAATACATGGTGGAACAGCGCTACGGCAAGATCGTTCTGATGTCCTCCAGGGCGGCCCTGGGCAACCGTGGCCAGACTAACTATGCGGCCGCAAAAGCGGGCTTGCAGGGTATGGCCCGGGTCCTGGCGATGGAGCTGGGTCCCTTCAATATCAACGTCAATGCGATTTCCCCCGGCCATATCGATACGGCCATGACCCGAGCCACGGCCGCACGCGTTGGCATCAGTTACGAGCAACTTCAGGAAAAGACCATCCAGGCTAACGCCATCAAGCGGGTTGGCAAGCCGGCGGATATCGCCGCCGCGGCAGCATTTCTGGCCGCAGATGAATCCAGCTTCATAACGGGACAAGTTCTTTGGGTCGCCGGTCGTCCGACCGTCTGA
- a CDS encoding enoyl-CoA hydratase/isomerase family protein, whose product MSNAVLFEVDEGVATITLNRPEKRNAFNREMIQQWLTALGECESRDDIRTVILTGAGHQAFCSGGDVGDMDRQKRGPWSTKDYLWEAIHKIPLALERIDKPVICALNGSATGAGLDMALMCDIRFAAEGARFGETYIKVGLVPGDGGAYFLPRLVGLSKALELLWTGDLVDAAEAERIGLVSRVFAPDQLLPETKKFARRLAAGPSRAMRLTKRLVYQCQRTDLRTSLDLVSSHMGLVTQGDEHKEGVKAFLEKRPPNFRTAGAHDK is encoded by the coding sequence ATGAGTAACGCTGTTTTGTTTGAAGTCGACGAGGGTGTTGCCACAATCACCCTCAACCGGCCGGAGAAACGCAACGCTTTCAACCGCGAGATGATCCAGCAATGGCTTACCGCATTAGGTGAATGTGAGAGCCGCGACGACATCCGTACCGTCATTCTTACCGGCGCTGGACACCAGGCCTTCTGTTCAGGCGGTGACGTGGGCGACATGGATCGCCAGAAGCGGGGCCCCTGGAGCACCAAGGACTATCTCTGGGAGGCCATTCACAAGATCCCGCTGGCGCTCGAGCGAATCGACAAGCCAGTCATTTGCGCGCTCAACGGCTCCGCAACCGGCGCAGGACTGGACATGGCGTTGATGTGCGACATCCGCTTTGCGGCGGAAGGCGCGCGCTTCGGTGAAACCTATATCAAAGTTGGCCTGGTACCGGGCGATGGCGGCGCTTACTTTCTTCCTCGTCTGGTCGGATTATCCAAAGCGCTGGAACTACTATGGACCGGCGATCTGGTGGATGCCGCCGAAGCCGAGCGCATAGGTCTGGTTAGCCGTGTCTTTGCGCCGGATCAGCTCCTGCCAGAAACGAAGAAGTTTGCCCGCCGTCTAGCTGCCGGCCCGTCTCGTGCCATGCGGCTGACCAAACGCCTGGTTTACCAGTGCCAGCGCACGGACCTACGTACCAGTCTGGATCTGGTGTCTTCACACATGGGGTTGGTCACACAGGGCGATGAACACAAGGAGGGCGTGAAGGCCTTTCTCGAAAAGCGCCCGCCCAACTTCCGCACTGCGGGCGCTCACGATAAGTAA
- a CDS encoding acyl-CoA dehydrogenase family protein, translated as MWPEKVWAALVDLGLIQALAPDSGVTLSPAEVLPLAELAGYHALPVPLAEAIVGNHLLASAGLSTTDQPLAFVSPTNRVRLRWADGQWRLTGSLRRVTWGRGVSHVLLVAETDHKPVLVTLPCKRLPWHNDINLAGEPRDSCALNDVIIQPDDFAPYPADAPSLLEWGALIRSLQMAGAMRRVLELSVQYANERVQFGRPIGKFQAVQQQLAAAAGQVAAAGAAANAAIRQIGARDAGFTIAVAKARVGEAAGLVAAIGHQVHAAMGFTQEHTLHHSTRRLWSWRDEFGNEAYWQQTLGALALAQGRDGLWPFLTSLQDVDHETGEQEHE; from the coding sequence ATGTGGCCAGAAAAGGTGTGGGCTGCTCTGGTGGATCTGGGACTGATTCAGGCATTAGCGCCCGACAGTGGCGTCACTCTATCGCCGGCAGAAGTACTTCCATTAGCCGAACTGGCGGGGTATCACGCCCTGCCAGTACCGCTGGCAGAAGCCATTGTCGGGAATCATTTACTGGCGAGCGCGGGACTTTCCACCACCGACCAACCTCTGGCGTTTGTCAGTCCGACCAATCGCGTGCGGCTTAGGTGGGCCGATGGTCAGTGGCGCCTAACCGGCTCTCTGCGGCGAGTCACGTGGGGCCGGGGCGTCTCCCACGTGCTGCTGGTGGCCGAGACCGACCACAAACCTGTCTTGGTCACCCTTCCTTGCAAGCGCCTACCCTGGCACAACGATATCAACCTTGCTGGTGAGCCGCGGGACAGTTGTGCACTCAACGACGTCATTATCCAGCCTGACGATTTTGCGCCGTATCCAGCTGACGCACCATCGCTGCTGGAATGGGGAGCACTGATCCGGTCGCTGCAAATGGCGGGTGCCATGCGCCGCGTACTGGAACTCTCGGTCCAGTATGCAAACGAGAGAGTGCAATTCGGCCGACCCATCGGCAAGTTCCAGGCGGTGCAGCAGCAGTTGGCTGCGGCGGCCGGTCAAGTCGCGGCAGCCGGCGCGGCAGCCAATGCTGCGATTCGCCAGATCGGAGCCCGCGATGCGGGATTCACCATAGCCGTCGCCAAGGCCCGTGTCGGGGAAGCCGCCGGCCTGGTCGCGGCCATTGGTCACCAGGTTCACGCCGCCATGGGCTTCACACAGGAACACACCCTGCATCACAGCACTCGCCGACTCTGGTCCTGGCGTGACGAATTCGGTAACGAAGCCTATTGGCAGCAGACCCTCGGCGCTCTGGCGTTGGCTCAGGGCCGGGACGGGCTCTGGCCTTTCCTTACCTCGCTGCAGGACGTGGATCACGAAACGGGAGAACAAGAACATGAGTAA
- a CDS encoding acyl-CoA dehydrogenase family protein: MHSFGFDSVHLSPQTEGLREEVRSFIAEELASGRITPHRNSWGSYDPEFSRRCGIRGYIGMRWPSQYGGHERSALERYVVTEEMLAAGAPVGAHWVADRQSGNNILAHGSEAAKQAILPEIAAGRCFFAIGMSEPNSGSDLAAASTKATRTEGGWLLNGTKVWTSGAHRVHYLIALARTAPRGEDRHAGLTQFIVRMGEDRVQTRPIFNLYGGHDFNEVIFDDTFVPDDMVIGEVGAGWQMVTGELAFERSGPDRFLSTYQLLRQLIDTLSGSADTRAQVAIGRLVAHLATLRTMSLSVAGMLERGESPNLEAALVKDIGTAFEQEIPEIARLLVAAEPSLDQGEHFQEALAKAILTSPSFTIRGGTREILRGMIAKGLGLR, encoded by the coding sequence ATGCATTCATTCGGATTCGATTCGGTACACCTTTCACCTCAAACTGAAGGACTGCGTGAAGAAGTTCGGTCTTTTATTGCCGAGGAGCTGGCATCCGGGCGGATAACACCTCACCGAAACTCCTGGGGTAGTTACGACCCGGAGTTCAGCCGCAGATGCGGTATCCGCGGCTACATAGGCATGCGCTGGCCCTCCCAATACGGGGGACACGAACGCAGCGCCCTCGAACGCTACGTGGTGACCGAAGAGATGCTGGCAGCGGGCGCACCGGTGGGCGCGCATTGGGTTGCCGACCGTCAAAGCGGAAACAACATCCTGGCCCATGGTAGCGAAGCTGCCAAGCAGGCCATCCTGCCCGAGATTGCAGCCGGGCGGTGTTTTTTCGCCATCGGGATGAGTGAGCCGAACTCTGGATCCGACCTTGCGGCCGCTTCGACAAAAGCGACCCGGACTGAGGGGGGCTGGCTTCTTAACGGCACCAAGGTCTGGACCAGTGGCGCTCACCGGGTTCACTACCTCATCGCTCTCGCCCGGACCGCCCCGCGCGGTGAAGACCGTCATGCCGGCCTGACCCAGTTTATCGTGCGCATGGGCGAGGACCGGGTACAGACTCGGCCCATCTTCAACCTCTATGGCGGCCATGACTTCAACGAAGTGATATTCGACGACACCTTCGTCCCAGACGACATGGTGATCGGGGAAGTAGGGGCTGGCTGGCAGATGGTGACTGGCGAGCTCGCATTCGAGCGCAGCGGTCCCGATAGATTCCTCAGCACCTACCAACTCCTGCGCCAACTCATAGACACCTTAAGTGGGTCGGCGGACACCCGGGCACAGGTAGCGATTGGCCGCCTGGTTGCCCACCTTGCCACCCTGCGCACCATGTCCTTGTCTGTCGCCGGCATGCTTGAGCGAGGCGAGTCGCCGAACCTGGAGGCGGCCCTGGTGAAAGACATCGGCACCGCCTTCGAACAGGAAATCCCCGAAATCGCACGACTGCTCGTTGCTGCCGAGCCCTCCCTGGACCAAGGCGAACATTTCCAGGAGGCGCTGGCAAAGGCCATTTTGACCTCGCCTTCGTTCACGATTCGCGGCGGTACTCGGGAAATACTGCGCGGCATGATTGCTAAAGGGCTGGGACTAAGATGA
- a CDS encoding MaoC family dehydratase, whose protein sequence is MRIINGISELEKLVGQEVGVSEWLEITQERINLFAEATGDHQWIHVDVPRAERESPMGGPIAHGFLTLSLLPMLRAQTYRVEGVTAGINYGLNRLRFLEPVLAGARIRARFVLVSVENQGQDRFRICNKVTIELEGSDRPACIAETLGLSIF, encoded by the coding sequence ATGCGCATCATCAACGGAATTTCGGAACTTGAGAAACTGGTAGGCCAGGAGGTGGGCGTCAGTGAATGGCTTGAGATAACCCAGGAACGAATCAATCTTTTTGCCGAAGCAACAGGTGATCACCAGTGGATCCATGTCGATGTACCCAGGGCCGAACGCGAGTCGCCGATGGGCGGGCCCATCGCGCATGGATTCCTGACCCTTTCGCTATTGCCCATGCTACGAGCCCAGACTTATCGTGTCGAAGGCGTGACTGCAGGCATTAACTATGGGTTGAACCGATTGCGTTTCCTCGAACCGGTATTGGCAGGCGCGAGGATTCGCGCACGGTTTGTACTGGTGTCAGTTGAAAACCAGGGACAAGACCGATTTCGCATATGCAACAAGGTAACAATAGAGCTCGAAGGAAGCGACCGCCCAGCCTGCATTGCCGAAACTTTGGGATTGTCCATTTTCTGA
- a CDS encoding LysR substrate-binding domain-containing protein → MKKRHLPPLNPLRSFEAAARNGSFTKAAEELHVTTVAISRQVAVLEGYFGAPLFERLHQTLKLTHAGRALLPDATAAFDLLDKGTRKLRAPQTKPLRICAYPSVAVYWLIPRLPRFREAHPDIEISIATGQKPREFNYDEIDVGLQYLSDAREGLITQLLLPDIIQPACSPHLLKNSDPSPTEPNLADYTWIYSHYRRLDWEEWLNASGLEELEPVQKVTVRGSTLAYQAAVEGMGVAMVQRLLVEDEFKRGALVAPFKATGRRSAGICMVSRSERLDDPRIAAFRSWLEKEAGLTVDELASHSPHLFEPEFLDSNSNGGSMIPSTTTAVGPQAKTPI, encoded by the coding sequence GTGAAGAAGCGACACTTACCCCCCCTAAACCCGCTCCGGAGTTTTGAGGCAGCAGCGCGCAACGGAAGCTTTACCAAGGCAGCAGAGGAACTGCATGTAACGACGGTCGCAATTAGCCGCCAAGTGGCCGTACTTGAAGGTTATTTCGGCGCGCCCTTGTTTGAGCGACTACACCAAACTCTGAAGCTAACCCATGCAGGGCGCGCGCTCCTACCAGACGCAACCGCGGCGTTTGACTTACTCGACAAGGGGACCAGAAAACTGCGGGCGCCTCAGACAAAACCTCTACGTATCTGCGCCTACCCTTCGGTCGCGGTTTACTGGCTGATTCCGAGGCTACCCCGGTTTCGGGAAGCCCATCCCGATATCGAAATCAGTATTGCTACAGGTCAGAAACCGAGGGAGTTCAATTACGATGAGATCGATGTAGGTCTGCAATACTTGAGCGATGCCCGCGAAGGACTCATCACGCAGCTCTTGCTTCCGGACATTATCCAGCCCGCCTGTAGTCCTCATCTCTTGAAGAACTCTGATCCATCGCCAACCGAACCCAACCTTGCGGATTACACATGGATCTACTCTCATTACCGCCGACTTGATTGGGAGGAATGGCTGAATGCATCCGGGCTCGAAGAACTGGAACCCGTCCAGAAGGTAACGGTCAGGGGATCGACTCTGGCATACCAAGCAGCGGTGGAGGGCATGGGCGTGGCAATGGTGCAGCGCTTGCTGGTCGAAGACGAGTTTAAGCGCGGGGCGCTGGTAGCGCCGTTCAAGGCCACAGGTAGACGCTCCGCGGGCATTTGTATGGTGAGCAGAAGCGAGCGGCTCGACGACCCCAGGATAGCCGCCTTTCGAAGTTGGCTTGAGAAAGAGGCAGGCTTGACAGTTGACGAGCTGGCAAGTCACAGCCCGCACCTATTTGAACCTGAGTTCCTGGATAGCAATAGCAATGGTGGTTCAATGATCCCGAGCACCACGACGGCCGTAGGACCGCAAGCAAAAACGCCTATCTGA